Proteins co-encoded in one Desulfitobacterium hafniense DCB-2 genomic window:
- a CDS encoding thioredoxin family protein: MSLTKLDSKSFEEKIYDNGERCLVIFSRKSCHVCKEVVPVLEELAPNYEGEFGFYYVDVEDNKELYQTFSLRGVPQILFFNEGEYCGKFAGEVEEEQVQAKISEILG, from the coding sequence ATGTCATTAACAAAATTGGATTCCAAAAGTTTTGAAGAAAAGATTTATGATAATGGAGAAAGATGCCTCGTGATTTTCTCCAGAAAGAGTTGTCATGTTTGTAAGGAAGTCGTACCTGTTCTCGAAGAACTAGCACCAAACTATGAGGGTGAATTCGGATTCTATTATGTTGATGTAGAAGATAATAAGGAATTGTATCAAACCTTCTCCCTTAGAGGAGTTCCTCAAATTCTTTTCTTTAATGAAGGCGAGTACTGTGGAAAGTTTGCCGGAGAAGTGGAGGAAGAGCAAGTTCAAGCAAAGATTTCTGAAATCTTGGGATAA
- a CDS encoding FAD-dependent oxidoreductase gives MDNYYDLIIIGGGPAGLTAGIYGGRAKLKTLIINKGTIGGMADNTREIVNYPGYVNTSGPELMEDFKRHAKSFGVEFLKDEVVSADLSQDLKKIMTKKKKEVYGKAVIVAVGTQPRLLNIPGEKELRGNGVAYCATCDAEFFEGEDVVVVGSGDQAIEEGMFITKFARKVTVIVLHDKGVLDCNKVSAEKAFQSEKMDFVWNSTLEAVLGDENVEGVKVKNLKTGTSSILPCQGVFFFVGMIPATEFLKDSGIEMDHRGYISVNDLMETNLSGVYAVGDNRIKYLRQVVSAAGDGATAAVAAERYIEELEAFQKNILNSEKKVLLVFFNAADTQSLEYSSLVEELHKEHSEEYTLVKVDMATKKSLAEKYGVINAPAVVVLDKGEKVKDMECSKDKATLAGQL, from the coding sequence GTGGATAACTACTATGATTTGATCATAATTGGCGGAGGTCCTGCCGGGCTTACGGCGGGAATCTATGGAGGAAGGGCAAAGCTGAAGACACTGATTATCAATAAAGGAACCATCGGTGGAATGGCAGATAATACCCGTGAGATCGTAAACTACCCGGGATATGTTAATACCAGCGGTCCAGAGCTCATGGAAGATTTCAAAAGACATGCTAAGAGTTTTGGCGTAGAGTTTCTTAAAGATGAGGTAGTAAGCGCAGATCTTTCCCAAGATCTCAAAAAAATCATGACCAAAAAGAAAAAAGAAGTCTATGGTAAGGCAGTCATTGTTGCTGTGGGAACTCAGCCCAGACTCCTTAATATCCCCGGTGAAAAAGAATTACGTGGTAATGGGGTTGCGTATTGTGCTACATGCGATGCCGAGTTCTTCGAGGGAGAAGATGTGGTTGTGGTAGGTAGTGGAGACCAAGCCATTGAAGAAGGAATGTTTATCACCAAGTTCGCTCGTAAGGTCACGGTCATTGTCCTTCATGATAAAGGAGTCTTGGATTGCAATAAGGTCAGTGCTGAAAAAGCCTTTCAAAGTGAGAAGATGGATTTTGTTTGGAATTCCACTTTAGAGGCAGTTTTAGGTGATGAAAATGTGGAGGGGGTAAAAGTGAAGAATTTAAAGACAGGCACTTCATCAATCCTCCCCTGCCAGGGTGTATTTTTCTTCGTAGGTATGATTCCGGCCACTGAATTTCTAAAAGATAGTGGTATAGAAATGGATCACCGTGGCTATATTTCCGTCAATGATTTGATGGAGACGAATCTTTCCGGGGTCTATGCCGTTGGTGATAACCGAATCAAATATCTTAGGCAAGTCGTTTCCGCAGCGGGAGATGGAGCCACTGCTGCTGTCGCTGCAGAACGCTATATTGAAGAACTTGAGGCTTTCCAAAAGAACATCCTGAATAGTGAGAAGAAGGTCTTACTGGTATTCTTTAATGCAGCCGACACTCAAAGTCTGGAGTACTCTTCACTAGTGGAAGAACTTCACAAAGAACATAGCGAAGAGTACACATTGGTGAAAGTTGATATGGCAACTAAGAAAAGCCTCGCTGAGAAATATGGTGTAATCAATGCCCCTGCCGTTGTGGTATTGGACAAAGGCGAGAAAGTTAAAGATATGGAATGCAGCAAGGATAAAGCAACTTTAGCAGGACAGCTATAG
- a CDS encoding TrpB-like pyridoxal phosphate-dependent enzyme, producing MTKTPYKIYLSEEEMPKSWYNLKAVMKELPPPMLHPGTLKPCTIEDLQPVFCDELIEQELNTKDLYIEIPEDIRDFYKMYRPSPLVRAYCLEKLLDTPAEIYYKFEGTNTSGSHKLNSAAAQVYYAKKQGLTSLTTETGAGQWGTALSMACAYYQIDLTVYMVKISSEQKPYRKAVIETYGGKVIPSPSDTTEIGKKILAENPGTGGSLGCAISEAIEVALKSENCRYVLGSVLDHVVLHQTVIGEETKIACEKYGIQPDIMIGCVGGGSNYAGLIAPFFGDKLQGKNNITFIGVEPASCPSLTRGKYAYDFGDTGKTTPLLKMYTLGSGFIPSPNHSGGLRYHGMSGIVSKLYHDGLMEARAVEQSKIFDAATLFARSEGILPAPESSHALRVAIDEALKCKETGEKKTILFGLSGTGYFDLSAYMNYNAGTMTDFIPTDEDLEKSFATLPKVD from the coding sequence ATGACGAAAACACCTTACAAAATCTATCTCTCCGAAGAGGAAATGCCGAAAAGCTGGTACAACTTGAAGGCTGTAATGAAGGAACTCCCCCCTCCTATGCTTCACCCTGGAACGCTGAAGCCCTGCACCATCGAAGATCTGCAACCTGTGTTTTGTGATGAGTTAATCGAACAGGAATTAAACACCAAAGATCTTTATATTGAGATCCCTGAAGATATACGGGACTTCTATAAGATGTACCGTCCTTCACCCCTGGTCAGAGCTTATTGCCTGGAAAAGCTGCTGGATACTCCCGCGGAGATCTACTATAAATTTGAAGGAACCAATACCTCCGGCTCCCACAAACTCAACTCAGCTGCCGCCCAGGTCTACTATGCTAAAAAACAAGGTTTAACTTCCCTTACTACAGAAACCGGCGCTGGGCAATGGGGTACGGCCCTATCCATGGCCTGTGCCTATTATCAAATTGATCTCACCGTCTATATGGTGAAGATCTCCTCTGAACAGAAGCCCTATCGCAAGGCTGTGATTGAGACTTATGGTGGTAAGGTCATCCCCTCTCCCTCCGACACCACAGAAATCGGAAAAAAAATCCTCGCCGAAAATCCCGGCACCGGCGGCTCCCTGGGATGCGCTATCTCCGAAGCCATCGAAGTAGCTCTAAAATCTGAGAATTGCCGCTATGTCCTGGGCAGTGTCCTTGATCATGTGGTTCTCCACCAAACAGTGATCGGTGAAGAGACCAAGATTGCCTGCGAAAAGTACGGTATTCAGCCCGATATTATGATCGGCTGCGTAGGAGGCGGCTCCAACTATGCCGGCCTGATTGCCCCCTTCTTCGGAGATAAACTCCAAGGAAAAAATAACATTACCTTTATCGGTGTAGAGCCTGCCTCTTGTCCATCTTTAACCCGGGGTAAATATGCCTATGATTTTGGCGATACAGGAAAAACCACTCCACTTCTTAAAATGTATACTTTGGGCTCAGGATTCATTCCCTCCCCTAACCATTCCGGTGGTCTTCGCTACCACGGCATGAGCGGCATAGTATCCAAGCTCTATCATGATGGCCTTATGGAAGCCCGGGCGGTTGAGCAATCTAAGATCTTCGATGCTGCTACTCTCTTTGCCCGCAGTGAAGGAATTCTCCCTGCCCCTGAATCCTCCCACGCGCTGCGGGTAGCCATCGATGAAGCCCTAAAATGCAAAGAGACCGGAGAGAAGAAAACCATTCTTTTCGGGCTTTCCGGCACCGGATACTTTGATCTGTCCGCTTATATGAATTATAACGCGGGCACCATGACCGACTTTATCCCTACGGATGAAGACTTAGAAAAGAGCTTTGCTACTTTGCCTAAAGTAGACTAA
- a CDS encoding PrsW family glutamic-type intramembrane protease encodes MGEAIFVGTIIPLFFLAIILKGEQRLLILFFTWGLIAFAISLTLNNALVRHFQINTQQLSTTWAPIIEEFTKALPLGYFLFKSEKKIPIVYFGIAAGIGFSIQENYVYLLGHMHESGSPVPFIITRSVTTCLIHGTTTGIVGFGLSIARQLNGIIWPLLFGLYTVAVTIHALYNLYIYSSYQSIGLFMPLFLYLIGFAVLNIKEDKGREKD; translated from the coding sequence ATGGGTGAGGCTATTTTTGTAGGGACCATTATCCCCCTATTTTTTCTGGCGATTATCCTAAAAGGCGAACAAAGGCTGCTGATACTGTTTTTTACCTGGGGTCTTATTGCTTTTGCGATTTCCCTGACCTTGAATAATGCTTTGGTCCGGCATTTTCAGATTAATACTCAGCAACTTTCCACTACTTGGGCTCCGATTATTGAAGAATTTACAAAGGCATTACCACTTGGGTATTTTCTATTCAAATCGGAAAAGAAAATACCCATTGTTTATTTTGGGATTGCGGCCGGGATTGGATTTTCTATTCAAGAAAATTATGTATACCTCTTAGGACACATGCATGAAAGTGGATCACCGGTTCCTTTTATTATTACTCGTAGTGTCACAACCTGCCTTATCCATGGGACGACCACAGGTATTGTTGGCTTTGGGCTCAGTATAGCAAGGCAATTAAACGGCATAATTTGGCCACTGCTGTTTGGTCTTTATACTGTAGCAGTCACGATTCATGCTTTATATAATCTGTATATCTACTCAAGTTATCAATCCATTGGTTTGTTTATGCCGCTTTTCCTTTATTTAATAGGATTTGCAGTGCTTAATATAAAGGAGGATAAGGGGCGGGAAAAAGACTAA
- a CDS encoding DUF2974 domain-containing protein — translation MQNIFDYLDWRGDLSFAQDGFNQVDNLIFSILAYLEFDGILPSEASRDSISLTKAGEKYFKGLAHQKLQNSINPFFREIPKLLVKTSLATRFKEIQLSSYVNLVDHEICNQFSAMVFSISQGEHYIAFRGTDDTLAGWKEDFQMSFRDEVKAQRDAISYVEKVVGKYQGKLYLGGHSKGGNLAVYSAAAMEPEVQGRIIGVYNNDGPGFLTHVLEREGYQRILDRIHTFVPKSSVVGMLLEHGEEYITVNSNGLSVMQHNPFFWEVRGSHFVYEKNLTKGSKNFNKTVRLWLNQLSMEQRAEFVDALFDIFQATGATTVSDLSQKKLTLANDMIKSYKTLDPLTKSHLKKTLKIFFDKTQKVWISSFEADVASLLARTPAKKKKDST, via the coding sequence ATGCAAAATATATTCGATTATCTTGATTGGCGAGGGGACTTAAGCTTTGCTCAGGATGGATTTAATCAAGTAGATAATTTAATCTTTTCGATTTTGGCTTACCTTGAATTCGATGGTATCCTCCCATCGGAGGCCTCAAGGGATTCCATATCCTTGACGAAAGCAGGGGAAAAATACTTCAAAGGCCTTGCTCATCAGAAACTCCAGAATAGTATCAACCCTTTCTTTCGGGAGATACCCAAACTGCTGGTTAAAACCTCGCTGGCAACTCGTTTTAAAGAAATTCAGCTGTCCAGTTATGTAAATCTTGTGGATCATGAGATTTGTAACCAATTTTCCGCGATGGTCTTTTCCATCAGCCAAGGGGAACATTATATTGCCTTTCGGGGTACGGACGATACCTTGGCCGGATGGAAAGAGGATTTTCAGATGAGTTTTAGGGATGAAGTAAAGGCCCAAAGAGATGCAATTTCCTATGTAGAAAAAGTCGTGGGGAAATATCAGGGCAAGCTTTATTTGGGTGGCCATTCCAAAGGCGGAAATCTGGCGGTCTATTCTGCAGCAGCCATGGAACCTGAGGTTCAAGGGCGAATCATTGGAGTATATAACAATGACGGCCCGGGCTTTTTGACTCATGTCCTCGAACGAGAAGGATATCAGAGGATCCTCGACCGGATTCATACCTTTGTTCCTAAATCCTCCGTGGTAGGGATGCTCCTTGAGCATGGAGAAGAGTATATTACAGTCAACAGCAATGGTCTGAGCGTTATGCAGCACAACCCTTTCTTCTGGGAAGTAAGAGGCAGCCATTTCGTCTATGAAAAGAATTTAACCAAAGGGAGTAAGAATTTTAACAAGACTGTAAGGCTTTGGCTTAACCAATTATCCATGGAGCAGAGAGCGGAGTTCGTGGATGCTTTATTTGATATTTTTCAGGCCACCGGGGCCACGACAGTTAGCGATCTGTCCCAGAAAAAGCTGACCTTGGCTAATGATATGATTAAGAGTTATAAAACCTTGGATCCCTTGACCAAATCCCATTTAAAAAAGACCCTTAAAATTTTCTTTGATAAAACCCAAAAGGTATGGATTTCGTCTTTCGAGGCCGATGTAGCATCTCTGTTGGCACGGACACCGGCCAAAAAGAAAAAAGACAGTACATAA
- a CDS encoding YkvA family protein — MQIGQNLKDKIMAKFNHYQEESKKTLQNINLTQDKLNAAFMKAEKLNINTGPIHKVYQDILILIQVVKAYISKDYQEIPAGSIIAILAALIYFLSPIDILFDYLPGVGYVDDMFVLGLVLKQVDSDLQKFSLWKQSKDPAES, encoded by the coding sequence ATGCAGATTGGACAGAATCTTAAAGATAAGATTATGGCGAAGTTTAATCATTATCAGGAAGAATCCAAAAAGACCCTCCAAAATATCAACCTTACCCAGGACAAACTCAATGCTGCGTTTATGAAAGCAGAGAAACTCAACATCAATACAGGGCCCATCCATAAAGTTTACCAGGATATCCTTATCCTGATTCAAGTTGTCAAAGCTTATATCAGCAAAGATTATCAAGAGATCCCCGCCGGCTCCATTATCGCTATCTTAGCTGCCTTGATCTATTTCTTATCCCCTATTGATATTCTTTTTGATTACCTTCCAGGAGTTGGCTATGTAGACGACATGTTTGTCCTCGGCTTGGTCTTAAAACAGGTGGACTCTGACTTGCAAAAGTTTAGTCTGTGGAAGCAAAGCAAAGATCCCGCGGAATCCTGA
- a CDS encoding nitrite reductase → MSLSINEREKMIKTCEEIIARCDKPFVWEDDGIYESERAKSPFNLFLPQEQIVQELSALFETFCGTPYIYDQIKAVCHLEAEWYEYGTYGLDRDFTRVLSRYSLKPEYVEQVKAHFTKRLKELLQEQSALLKGKGFLLNKDGVHFSCRVVVPGGKMNAQQSKRVSEICTQYGSGYFYLTQRENIEIPGILLDNLNEVSQSLAEVGLSIGSTGPRPRPITTCKGAVCKFSLYDTEGYTSQLNEKIYKGYYDVTLPGKLRIITSGCFNNCSMPHVGCIGIIGKKKDQVAISLGGMAARKQFLGQEIQGLYTLDEATGIIEKAIQYYKEHGNKGERFAQMIERLGFETVEKALIG, encoded by the coding sequence ATGTCGTTATCCATCAATGAAAGAGAAAAGATGATAAAAACCTGTGAAGAAATTATCGCTCGTTGTGATAAACCCTTTGTTTGGGAAGACGATGGGATCTATGAATCAGAGCGAGCCAAAAGTCCTTTTAATCTTTTTTTGCCCCAAGAACAAATAGTTCAGGAACTCAGTGCGCTGTTTGAAACCTTTTGTGGTACTCCCTATATCTACGATCAAATAAAAGCAGTCTGCCACTTGGAAGCCGAATGGTATGAGTATGGCACTTATGGCCTGGATCGCGACTTCACTCGGGTCTTAAGCCGTTACTCTCTAAAACCGGAATATGTAGAACAGGTAAAAGCACATTTTACAAAGAGGCTCAAAGAGTTGCTTCAAGAGCAGTCCGCCCTTTTAAAAGGTAAGGGGTTCCTTCTCAATAAAGATGGGGTGCATTTTTCTTGCAGGGTGGTTGTTCCCGGCGGGAAAATGAATGCCCAGCAATCCAAAAGAGTAAGCGAAATCTGTACACAGTATGGAAGCGGGTATTTTTACCTCACCCAAAGAGAAAATATCGAAATCCCTGGTATTCTATTAGATAACCTGAACGAGGTATCTCAATCTCTTGCTGAAGTCGGTTTGAGCATCGGTTCTACAGGACCCAGGCCAAGACCCATAACAACTTGTAAAGGGGCTGTGTGCAAATTCAGTCTTTATGACACCGAGGGCTACACCAGTCAACTCAATGAAAAAATTTATAAAGGTTATTATGATGTGACCCTGCCCGGTAAGCTTAGAATTATTACCAGTGGCTGTTTTAATAACTGTTCCATGCCTCATGTGGGCTGCATTGGCATCATTGGCAAGAAAAAAGACCAAGTCGCCATCAGTCTTGGAGGGATGGCCGCACGCAAGCAATTTTTAGGCCAGGAAATCCAAGGTCTTTATACTTTAGATGAGGCTACCGGGATCATTGAAAAAGCGATTCAATACTACAAGGAGCATGGCAATAAGGGCGAACGCTTTGCTCAAATGATTGAGCGTTTGGGCTTTGAAACTGTAGAGAAAGCCTTAATTGGCTAA
- a CDS encoding diacylglycerol/lipid kinase family protein, whose translation MNNNPWFAIVNPASANGQTRKIWPKIYKRLLDQGVNLEFAYTTGPGDATNLTRQAMHSYTQILAVGGDGTLNEVVNGFFADQKPINPEASLAVLSHGTGGDFLRTLDQKRGLPSLLEVLHRQKIVPIDCGLVQYQDATGQLYTRYFLNVADVGLGGMAVSRVNQHSKFLGGKLSFLLGGIMTILTYKNKNMKCVIDGKIVVNGPANSIWIGNGRFVGGGMMIAPHAELDDGLFDVVVLGNLSMFQLLRHLPKIYQGHHLEVPDVTVHRGKEVSIISNPSAYLELDGEHPGFTPVHFSLIPQGIRLWT comes from the coding sequence ATGAATAATAACCCCTGGTTTGCTATCGTTAACCCAGCTTCGGCTAACGGACAAACTCGAAAAATCTGGCCCAAAATTTACAAGCGCCTCCTTGATCAGGGCGTTAATCTTGAATTTGCTTACACCACGGGACCAGGGGATGCCACCAATCTCACCCGGCAGGCCATGCATAGTTATACGCAAATTCTTGCTGTCGGTGGCGATGGCACTCTAAATGAGGTTGTGAACGGATTTTTTGCCGATCAAAAACCTATTAATCCTGAAGCAAGTCTTGCTGTTCTTTCCCATGGAACCGGGGGAGATTTTCTACGCACCCTCGATCAAAAACGAGGGCTCCCCTCTTTGCTGGAAGTTCTGCACCGACAAAAAATTGTCCCCATTGATTGCGGGCTAGTTCAATATCAAGACGCTACCGGTCAGTTGTACACTCGTTATTTTCTCAACGTAGCGGATGTGGGTTTGGGAGGAATGGCGGTTAGCCGAGTTAACCAGCACAGCAAATTCCTCGGTGGAAAACTATCTTTCCTCCTTGGGGGCATCATGACCATTTTGACCTATAAAAATAAAAACATGAAATGTGTCATTGATGGAAAAATCGTGGTCAATGGACCAGCCAACAGTATCTGGATTGGCAATGGACGCTTTGTAGGAGGAGGAATGATGATTGCTCCTCATGCAGAGCTTGACGATGGTCTTTTTGATGTCGTTGTTCTCGGTAACCTCTCTATGTTCCAACTCTTGCGCCATTTGCCCAAAATTTATCAAGGCCACCATCTTGAGGTTCCGGATGTTACAGTCCATCGTGGTAAAGAAGTCTCCATTATCTCTAATCCTTCGGCTTACTTGGAGCTGGATGGGGAACATCCCGGATTTACACCCGTCCATTTTTCCCTAATACCACAAGGGATTCGCTTATGGACATAA
- a CDS encoding universal stress protein translates to MTKILVPVDGSPNSDKAIHYALTLARCKDDLLIFLNVQPNYNTPNIKRFATQEQIKVMQEETSKEVLDHSLEIAKDSIAPIRTLLRTGDPGREICKEAQESVVDSIVMGYRGLGAVKRAILGSVATHVLHETSCPVTIVP, encoded by the coding sequence ATGACAAAAATCTTGGTACCTGTAGACGGCTCACCGAATTCGGACAAAGCCATTCACTATGCTCTTACTCTAGCACGTTGCAAAGACGACCTTCTTATCTTTTTAAACGTTCAGCCCAATTATAACACACCCAATATAAAACGCTTTGCCACCCAAGAACAGATTAAGGTAATGCAGGAAGAAACCAGTAAGGAAGTTCTCGATCACTCTCTGGAAATCGCTAAAGATTCCATCGCGCCCATCCGCACGCTCCTACGCACAGGGGACCCTGGTCGGGAAATTTGTAAAGAAGCCCAAGAAAGTGTTGTAGACAGTATTGTTATGGGATACCGGGGACTCGGTGCCGTTAAGAGAGCCATTCTGGGAAGCGTAGCTACCCATGTTCTTCATGAAACAAGCTGCCCTGTGACCATAGTTCCTTAG
- a CDS encoding 2-oxo acid dehydrogenase subunit E2, translating into MRRSDGRLLKSLSPFVRIIPHIMTKRNDAQNFYKQVVAVDKIDQYIKEKKDQGIRLNYLHLFIAVYVRVLAQRPQLNRFIMNNKIYTRYDIRISMAIKRLLKDDGEETTVKFLFSGLESIEEIVKIVDQTIEEGCAAGAANEVDTIAQRIMALPNSQVKLLVGTLKWMDRHNLLPKKIIEASPFHTSLFFTYLKSINLDFIYHHLYDFGTTGIFVALGKSKKLPVVEEDQVVVKKCCEIGYVLDERICDGLYYSNSFKLVKKYLANPYLLDERLEKVEEDVN; encoded by the coding sequence ATGCGACGGAGTGACGGGCGGCTTCTCAAGTCTTTAAGCCCTTTTGTAAGGATTATTCCCCACATTATGACCAAGCGGAATGATGCCCAAAATTTTTATAAACAAGTCGTTGCTGTTGATAAAATTGATCAGTATATCAAAGAAAAGAAAGATCAAGGGATTAGGCTCAACTACTTGCACCTATTTATTGCAGTCTATGTGCGTGTTCTCGCTCAACGCCCACAGCTGAACCGTTTTATCATGAATAATAAAATCTATACCCGATATGATATCCGCATCTCTATGGCCATTAAGCGCCTCTTAAAGGATGACGGTGAAGAGACAACAGTTAAATTCCTCTTTTCAGGTCTGGAAAGCATCGAAGAGATTGTCAAAATCGTCGATCAGACCATAGAGGAAGGTTGTGCGGCAGGAGCTGCCAATGAGGTGGATACTATTGCTCAACGTATTATGGCCTTACCTAATAGTCAAGTGAAGCTTTTAGTAGGGACGCTAAAGTGGATGGATCGGCATAATTTACTGCCGAAAAAGATTATTGAAGCCAGTCCTTTTCACACATCTCTTTTCTTTACCTATCTCAAATCCATCAATCTGGATTTTATCTACCATCATCTCTACGATTTTGGTACGACAGGGATTTTTGTCGCCTTAGGGAAGAGCAAAAAATTACCCGTAGTTGAAGAGGATCAGGTAGTGGTCAAAAAATGCTGTGAGATCGGCTATGTTTTGGACGAGCGGATTTGTGACGGACTCTACTACTCCAATTCCTTTAAATTAGTCAAGAAGTACCTGGCAAACCCTTATCTACTTGATGAAAGGCTGGAGAAGGTAGAGGAAGATGTGAACTAG
- a CDS encoding TOBE domain-containing protein, with protein sequence MKLSARNQLKGKITEVKKGPVSTEVVLDINGQSITASITSGSAESLGLKVGDDAIAVIKASSVMIGLE encoded by the coding sequence ATGAAATTATCGGCTAGAAATCAATTAAAAGGCAAAATTACGGAGGTTAAAAAGGGCCCCGTGTCAACGGAAGTGGTTCTGGATATTAATGGTCAGTCAATTACAGCGAGTATAACTTCTGGTTCAGCAGAATCCTTGGGATTAAAAGTAGGTGATGACGCAATTGCCGTTATCAAAGCAAGTTCAGTCATGATTGGTCTCGAATAA
- a CDS encoding undecaprenyl-diphosphate phosphatase, with amino-acid sequence MALVEIFKAILLGIVEGITEWLPISSTGHMILVDEFIKLNMSAAFMEMFFVVIQLGAILAVVLLYWKKLNPFTFDRGVSVKQETIEMWFKIIVSCIPAGVIGLLWDDVFNALFYNYQTVAVMLIIFGILFIVIENYNKGKRPRVNHLSQITYTTAFMIGIFQLIAAIFPGTSRSGATIVGGLLLGVSRTVAAEFTFFLAIPVMFGASALKLLKFGFNFTGPELMILLIGMVVAFIVSVISIKFLMGYIKKNDFKIFGWYRIILGVIVLLYFSARTIIG; translated from the coding sequence ATGGCATTAGTAGAGATTTTTAAAGCGATTTTACTAGGTATTGTAGAAGGGATTACAGAATGGCTGCCCATCAGTAGCACGGGACATATGATATTGGTGGATGAGTTTATTAAGCTGAACATGTCCGCGGCTTTTATGGAAATGTTTTTCGTGGTCATTCAGCTGGGAGCTATTTTGGCTGTTGTGCTTTTGTATTGGAAGAAACTCAATCCCTTTACATTCGATAGAGGGGTTTCCGTCAAGCAGGAAACCATAGAAATGTGGTTCAAAATCATTGTGTCCTGTATTCCGGCCGGTGTTATCGGTCTATTGTGGGACGACGTGTTTAACGCTCTTTTTTATAACTATCAAACCGTTGCCGTTATGCTGATTATATTTGGAATTCTCTTTATTGTTATTGAGAATTACAATAAGGGGAAAAGGCCTCGGGTCAATCACTTATCACAAATTACTTACACCACGGCGTTCATGATCGGAATATTTCAATTGATTGCCGCCATATTCCCCGGAACTTCCCGTTCTGGTGCTACTATTGTAGGAGGACTTTTGCTGGGAGTATCCCGAACCGTAGCGGCTGAATTTACGTTTTTTCTCGCTATCCCCGTTATGTTTGGGGCCAGTGCACTTAAGCTTTTGAAGTTTGGTTTCAACTTTACAGGTCCGGAGTTGATGATTCTATTAATAGGAATGGTAGTGGCCTTTATAGTATCCGTAATCTCCATTAAGTTTCTAATGGGATATATCAAAAAGAATGACTTTAAGATCTTTGGCTGGTACCGTATCATCTTGGGTGTGATTGTGCTTCTGTATTTTTCAGCCAGGACTATTATAGGTTAG